One Tolypothrix bouteillei VB521301 DNA window includes the following coding sequences:
- a CDS encoding RAMP superfamily CRISPR-associated protein produces MYQKACGIIETLAPVHVGATAGEENGNLNLIFRDQFTQTGIINGSSIRGRLRADMRQYRGYLEKRRETIPPELDEDFWYGKKAEQGQPDSTSEAVIKLEHASIVWLPVFCPGQPIIWVSCPSLLKRYNRIARLNKKDSEIPKEYTASQELWNKALESKDNKLKGKKFLFFNLGFLEIKKSENLSDWFPLDKNLPAVVVDDNDIAMIHDMALYRQSRVALEDDMKRAKKGQFFNTEALPEGTILAFPIAIKFHDKDWDWKPIQGALSGEIYLGGLESIGLGHCHLTILHIKEKKS; encoded by the coding sequence ATGTATCAAAAAGCTTGTGGAATTATTGAGACTCTAGCACCAGTTCACGTGGGTGCAACCGCTGGAGAAGAAAACGGTAACTTAAACCTTATCTTCCGCGACCAATTTACCCAAACTGGCATTATTAATGGTAGCTCAATTCGCGGTCGTTTGCGAGCCGATATGCGTCAATATCGTGGTTATTTAGAAAAGCGAAGAGAAACAATTCCTCCAGAACTAGATGAAGATTTTTGGTATGGGAAAAAAGCTGAACAGGGACAACCAGATAGTACTAGTGAAGCTGTTATTAAATTAGAACACGCTTCCATTGTTTGGTTGCCTGTTTTTTGTCCGGGACAACCCATTATATGGGTAAGTTGTCCTAGTTTACTCAAAAGGTATAACCGGATAGCTAGATTGAATAAAAAAGATAGCGAGATTCCTAAAGAATATACAGCTTCTCAAGAATTATGGAACAAAGCGTTAGAGTCGAAAGATAATAAATTAAAAGGTAAAAAGTTTCTCTTTTTTAACCTCGGTTTTTTAGAAATTAAAAAATCAGAAAATTTATCAGATTGGTTCCCTTTGGATAAAAATTTACCTGCAGTTGTCGTGGATGATAATGATATAGCTATGATTCACGATATGGCTTTATATCGCCAGAGTCGAGTTGCATTAGAAGACGATATGAAGAGGGCAAAAAAAGGACAGTTTTTTAATACAGAAGCCTTACCAGAAGGCACTATTTTAGCTTTTCCAATTGCTATTAAATTCCATGATAAAGATTGGGATTGGAAACCAATTCAGGGTGCATTAAGTGGAGAAATTTATCTGGGTGGACTCGAATCTATAGGTTTAGGTCATTGTCATTTAACAATTCTACATATTAAAGAGAAAAAATCATGA
- the cas1 gene encoding CRISPR-associated endonuclease Cas1 — MAAIYLIEQGTSIYKDYQRFVIHVSEKPKLEIPIREVEQIMIFGNIQLSTPVINACLQEKISVLFLNQSGQYHGHLASEESTNLDNHLVQMEKRNSDEFQLQVSKAIVCGKLVNSKQLLMRFNRKRKIAGVDKAIYGIGQDIAALNLVDDLDSLRGYEGVTAARYFPAFGELITNPNFGFSVRNRQPPTDPINSLLSFGYTLLFNNVLSFIIAEGLSPYIGNFHYGERQKPYLAFDLMEEFRSVIVDSLILKIINNYEFKIQDFDILSSTGGVYLNQSSRRIFLKQFEVRMNEETSHPDLQSQVTYRHAIQLQVRRYKRHLLLGIPYEAFLRPA, encoded by the coding sequence ATGGCTGCAATTTATTTGATTGAACAAGGAACGAGTATTTATAAAGACTACCAACGTTTTGTGATCCATGTCAGCGAAAAGCCAAAACTCGAAATTCCAATTCGAGAAGTCGAACAAATTATGATTTTTGGCAATATTCAACTCTCCACTCCCGTAATTAACGCCTGCTTGCAAGAAAAAATATCTGTATTATTTCTAAATCAATCGGGTCAATATCACGGACATTTAGCAAGTGAGGAGTCAACAAATCTCGACAATCATTTAGTGCAAATGGAAAAACGAAACAGTGATGAATTTCAACTTCAGGTATCAAAAGCAATTGTTTGCGGAAAATTAGTCAATTCCAAGCAGCTATTAATGCGATTTAACCGAAAGCGGAAAATTGCAGGAGTTGATAAGGCGATCTATGGGATTGGTCAAGATATTGCTGCTCTAAATTTAGTTGATGATTTAGATTCTCTACGCGGTTATGAAGGAGTTACTGCTGCTCGGTATTTTCCTGCCTTTGGCGAGTTAATTACCAATCCCAATTTTGGATTTTCTGTTCGCAATCGTCAACCGCCTACCGATCCAATCAACTCTTTATTAAGTTTTGGATATACTCTTTTGTTTAATAATGTCCTAAGTTTTATTATTGCTGAAGGGCTTTCTCCTTATATTGGTAACTTTCACTATGGAGAAAGGCAAAAGCCTTATTTAGCTTTCGATTTGATGGAGGAATTTCGGTCTGTTATTGTCGATAGTTTAATTTTGAAAATCATCAATAACTATGAATTTAAAATTCAAGACTTCGATATCTTATCGAGTACGGGAGGAGTGTATTTAAATCAATCTTCTAGACGAATTTTTCTAAAACAGTTTGAAGTTCGTATGAATGAGGAAACATCTCATCCAGATTTGCAATCTCAAGTTACCTATCGTCATGCAATTCAATTACAAGTCAGACGCTATAAGCGTCATTTACTATTAGGAATTCCCTATGAAGCGTTTTTAAGACCTGCTTAA
- a CDS encoding CRISPR-associated protein (Cas_Cmr3), whose translation MFKYLIIIKPLGFLYGSAGAFLSPENLVGHSGEKFPPSAAALSGLFFSAKLTGKNLTEREKNQIHKELSEHLHTAGAFWAKSKYEQDFYVPIPWHRIIGGEKEKYTDEWVLDRNENWQRKRQYQDCEDKLEVAFTWQTITSWGKKKLECATHPWDYVSFLHPHMKDSERHSKSQDGLFLERAVQMPENTCLVYLSSHELDSGWYRFGGENHIVEIECQEIKKKEVCELFKQPIKQAFALITPAIWGSTRFSFRFPQHSDLSSYFPEAKTKLLTDKAIPYRYSTAGRLGRGRYAVPAGSVYVLPKPLNLSWSQFKDDWFPNEGYSLKKIGCGLCLPVEITGLPKYQEA comes from the coding sequence ATGTTCAAATACCTCATCATTATTAAACCACTAGGTTTTCTATATGGTAGTGCAGGTGCATTTCTTTCACCAGAAAATTTAGTTGGTCATTCTGGGGAAAAATTTCCACCGAGTGCAGCAGCACTTTCCGGGTTATTTTTTAGTGCTAAACTAACAGGAAAGAATTTAACAGAGCGAGAGAAAAATCAAATTCATAAAGAACTCAGCGAACATTTACATACTGCAGGAGCATTTTGGGCTAAATCTAAATACGAACAAGATTTTTATGTACCAATTCCTTGGCATAGAATTATTGGTGGAGAGAAGGAAAAATATACAGACGAGTGGGTTTTAGATCGAAATGAAAATTGGCAGCGCAAAAGACAATATCAAGATTGTGAAGATAAATTAGAAGTAGCTTTTACATGGCAAACTATTACTTCCTGGGGTAAGAAAAAACTGGAATGTGCAACTCATCCTTGGGATTATGTATCTTTTCTCCATCCTCACATGAAAGATAGCGAGCGACATTCAAAATCTCAAGATGGTTTGTTTTTAGAACGTGCCGTACAAATGCCTGAAAATACTTGTTTAGTTTATTTATCAAGTCATGAACTAGATAGTGGATGGTACCGCTTTGGTGGAGAAAATCATATTGTTGAAATTGAATGCCAAGAAATAAAAAAGAAAGAAGTATGTGAACTTTTCAAGCAACCAATAAAACAAGCATTTGCTTTAATTACTCCTGCTATATGGGGTTCAACGCGCTTTTCTTTTCGTTTTCCCCAACATTCAGATTTGTCATCTTATTTTCCAGAAGCTAAAACTAAGTTATTAACTGATAAAGCCATACCTTATCGATACAGTACAGCTGGAAGATTGGGAAGAGGGCGTTATGCAGTTCCAGCCGGAAGCGTATATGTGTTACCAAAACCTCTGAATTTGTCTTGGAGTCAATTTAAGGATGATTGGTTTCCAAATGAGGGATACAGCTTAAAAAAAATTGGTTGTGGTTTATGTTTACCTGTAGAAATTACGGGTTTACCAAAATATCAAGAGGCTTAA
- a CDS encoding reverse transcriptase domain-containing protein yields MERIISEFLALHNFQRAWEKVAEKRGCAGMDGETIDGFARNQAMNIYQLRDAVANGSYEPQPCKQVVIPKRNGNVRELKIPTVRDRIVQQALLNVLAPIAEVKFSPVSFAYRPNLSYLNAVEKVADLRDDGYSWVFDADITKFFDNIEHSRLLQQVRLYLDHPGILCLIKSWISVGVLTNEGLVLPQKGIPQGAVISPLLANIYLHEFDEAIAASQLQLVRYADDFLVLARTQTEILQAQREVMSLLDSMGLTLNEEKTQITTFERGFCFLGHGFLDNAIFPVDTNRPKLKYEDAQPSRQNKRKKKLPLSYHRNIR; encoded by the coding sequence ATGGAAAGAATCATCAGCGAGTTCCTCGCTTTGCACAATTTTCAACGTGCTTGGGAAAAGGTAGCAGAAAAACGCGGATGTGCGGGTATGGATGGGGAAACTATCGATGGTTTCGCTCGCAATCAAGCAATGAATATTTATCAATTACGCGATGCTGTCGCTAATGGTAGCTACGAACCCCAACCTTGCAAACAAGTTGTTATACCCAAACGAAATGGAAACGTGCGAGAATTAAAAATACCCACTGTGCGCGATCGCATTGTTCAACAGGCATTATTAAATGTACTTGCTCCAATTGCGGAGGTCAAGTTTTCGCCTGTGAGTTTTGCTTATCGTCCTAATTTATCTTATCTCAATGCGGTTGAAAAAGTAGCCGATTTGCGAGATGATGGTTATAGTTGGGTTTTTGATGCGGATATTACTAAGTTTTTTGATAATATAGAGCATTCTAGGTTATTACAACAAGTTCGCTTGTATCTCGACCATCCAGGGATTTTATGTTTGATAAAATCGTGGATATCGGTTGGTGTTTTAACTAATGAAGGGTTAGTTTTACCCCAAAAAGGAATTCCACAAGGTGCTGTGATTTCACCTTTATTAGCGAATATTTATTTACATGAGTTTGACGAAGCGATCGCAGCAAGTCAACTGCAACTCGTGCGCTATGCTGATGATTTTCTCGTTTTGGCTCGTACTCAAACAGAAATTTTACAAGCCCAAAGAGAGGTTATGAGTTTATTAGATTCCATGGGCTTGACACTTAATGAAGAGAAAACTCAAATTACAACTTTTGAGCGAGGTTTTTGTTTTCTCGGTCATGGTTTCTTAGATAATGCTATTTTTCCAGTCGATACAAATCGACCAAAATTGAAATACGAAGACGCACAACCGTCACGGCAAAATAAACGTAAAAAAAAACTGCCACTATCCTATCACCGGAACATCAGATAA
- a CDS encoding NYN domain-containing protein encodes MLTTRRVLIFADSDNTYLAAQSFNRKIDWQKICHYLADPKEGRELIEMVIYVGLPPARERFEEQRKTKEKFVYWARNNGFLVVTKEGKVKGEDYESNIDIVMAMDAIELALEVKPDIVVLVTGDSDFAYLAEKLRRRGMRVEVASVEQSLGSELKNAANSIVDLIEVFDSFNPQNSSQTFHRIGNTSIFD; translated from the coding sequence ATGCTAACAACTCGTCGTGTCCTGATTTTTGCAGATAGCGATAATACTTACTTAGCAGCACAAAGCTTTAATAGGAAAATTGACTGGCAAAAAATTTGTCACTACCTCGCAGATCCTAAAGAAGGTAGAGAATTGATAGAAATGGTAATTTACGTAGGATTACCTCCAGCCAGAGAAAGATTTGAAGAACAGCGAAAAACCAAAGAAAAGTTTGTTTACTGGGCTAGAAATAATGGTTTTTTAGTCGTTACCAAAGAAGGAAAAGTGAAAGGAGAAGACTATGAAAGTAATATTGATATCGTTATGGCAATGGACGCAATTGAATTAGCTTTAGAAGTGAAGCCGGATATCGTTGTATTAGTGACAGGCGATTCTGATTTTGCTTATTTAGCAGAAAAATTGAGAAGAAGAGGAATGCGCGTTGAAGTTGCATCAGTAGAACAATCGTTAGGTAGCGAATTAAAAAATGCGGCTAATAGCATTGTGGATTTAATTGAAGTCTTTGATTCATTCAATCCTCAAAATAGCAGCCAAACTTTTCACAGAATTGGTAACACCAGCATATTTGATTAA
- a CDS encoding RAMP superfamily CRISPR-associated protein, with protein sequence MNDENVPMMFRAQVGGRCQIQRVVDKRKNTTKDKRQDVEIWVDEWKDVFPKDLLPQEESQKHQAVSNSQQDNNQAVARPKPNAKPPESTTFKFPEFGSNVKTWTYSIKWRLVSNSGQDEGVIRPIIGAKGFPYFSGASMKGAFIRACKQFYGKEQGKKEAEKYCGKKLADGSSEPGILRFHGAYPVNMNWTKSLVDIIHSQEIKQVIKDDRNKPTNANSMISLYKTTLRFGISSTIELDESEWNILKIIWERALACGLGSRVSASYGYFRSLEINQSHHPNQLLQVKLKGQGAISKLVNRTPEFRPNMFKAALRGHTLRLLGGLTDEGTAKQITQKLWGGFADKNLDKDSTGSIVGLLGIDFDFEPSQIISQNNPGHYELSEGILNIFCMHPEIESAEKEKLLRTADTLIKFSMLFGGFGKSWRRVCHKEFYREYFNNHSDKVIGCHWQFLDKLAYYPVNQLEDIIGYIKDIREIICSWIPQHKRVNRDVTTVLKTPMSTPIKTTTSPSINLSNQSQSPHLKPPPKRPDNLPKNQPHNQVDQNSDIVHWREAWYSPKVQVWARFAENGESKAILWFHDAYRGEDTIKKSLLAGSMGNTGRIWHRMYPRFVIINDNKEIVRGDGYVELLTIFSDESSETTKFLNFLKDNSGFTKIW encoded by the coding sequence ATGAATGATGAAAATGTACCAATGATGTTCCGCGCTCAAGTTGGAGGACGTTGCCAAATTCAGCGAGTTGTTGACAAACGCAAAAATACAACTAAAGATAAGCGTCAGGATGTTGAGATATGGGTTGATGAGTGGAAGGATGTTTTTCCTAAAGATTTACTTCCTCAAGAAGAATCTCAAAAGCATCAAGCTGTATCTAATTCACAGCAGGACAACAATCAAGCTGTAGCACGTCCAAAACCAAACGCAAAACCCCCAGAAAGTACAACCTTCAAATTTCCAGAATTTGGCTCTAATGTAAAAACATGGACATATTCAATTAAATGGAGATTAGTTTCCAATAGCGGACAAGATGAGGGTGTCATACGTCCGATTATTGGTGCTAAAGGATTTCCCTATTTCTCGGGTGCAAGTATGAAAGGTGCTTTTATTCGTGCTTGCAAGCAATTTTATGGGAAAGAACAGGGGAAAAAAGAAGCAGAAAAATATTGCGGTAAAAAGCTAGCAGATGGTAGTAGCGAACCTGGGATTTTGCGCTTTCATGGTGCTTATCCAGTCAATATGAACTGGACAAAAAGCTTAGTAGATATTATCCACAGTCAAGAAATAAAACAAGTCATTAAAGACGATAGGAATAAACCAACTAATGCAAATTCCATGATATCCCTCTATAAAACTACATTAAGATTTGGTATTTCCAGTACCATAGAGCTAGATGAATCAGAGTGGAACATACTTAAAATAATTTGGGAAAGAGCATTAGCTTGTGGGCTTGGTTCTAGAGTCAGTGCTAGTTACGGTTATTTTAGATCTCTAGAAATTAATCAGAGTCATCATCCCAATCAATTATTACAAGTTAAGCTAAAAGGACAAGGAGCAATATCAAAATTAGTTAATCGTACCCCAGAATTTCGTCCTAATATGTTCAAAGCTGCTTTGCGCGGTCACACCTTACGTTTATTAGGAGGATTAACTGACGAAGGAACAGCAAAGCAAATTACTCAAAAATTATGGGGTGGATTTGCTGACAAAAATCTAGATAAAGATTCAACAGGTTCAATTGTCGGATTATTAGGAATAGATTTTGATTTTGAGCCTTCACAAATTATTTCCCAAAATAATCCCGGACATTATGAACTGTCAGAAGGTATTTTAAATATTTTTTGTATGCATCCTGAGATAGAGAGTGCAGAGAAAGAAAAATTATTAAGAACTGCTGACACTTTGATAAAATTTTCCATGTTATTTGGTGGTTTTGGTAAATCATGGCGCAGAGTTTGTCACAAAGAATTTTACAGAGAATATTTTAATAATCATAGTGATAAAGTGATTGGCTGTCACTGGCAATTTCTTGATAAGTTAGCATATTATCCTGTTAATCAACTCGAAGATATTATTGGATATATTAAAGATATACGAGAGATAATTTGTAGTTGGATACCGCAACATAAGAGAGTAAATCGTGATGTAACAACGGTCCTTAAGACACCCATGAGTACACCCATAAAAACAACTACAAGTCCATCAATAAATTTATCCAATCAAAGTCAAAGTCCTCATCTCAAACCTCCACCAAAACGTCCAGACAATCTTCCAAAAAATCAGCCTCATAATCAAGTAGATCAAAATAGTGACATAGTACACTGGCGTGAAGCTTGGTATTCGCCAAAAGTGCAAGTATGGGCACGTTTTGCTGAAAATGGTGAAAGTAAAGCTATTCTCTGGTTTCATGATGCTTATAGAGGAGAGGATACGATTAAAAAATCACTTTTAGCGGGAAGTATGGGAAATACAGGACGTATTTGGCATCGAATGTATCCACGTTTTGTTATTATTAATGACAATAAGGAGATTGTGAGGGGAGATGGTTACGTGGAGTTACTTACTATTTTCTCCGATGAATCTTCAGAAACAACAAAATTTTTGAATTTTCTTAAAGATAATAGTGGATTTACAAAGATTTGGTAA
- a CDS encoding type II toxin-antitoxin system RelE family toxin, whose translation MNYKVEILKGALKQIKKLPLELQERIQVKIDNLAIEPRPSGVKKLKGKENTYRIRVCEYRIIYDIFENVLLVNVVKIGHRSKIYKDES comes from the coding sequence GTGAATTATAAAGTTGAAATATTAAAAGGAGCGTTAAAACAAATTAAAAAATTACCACTAGAACTTCAAGAACGAATACAAGTTAAAATTGATAATTTAGCTATAGAACCCCGTCCCAGTGGAGTGAAAAAGCTTAAAGGTAAAGAAAATACTTATAGAATAAGAGTATGCGAGTATCGTATTATATACGATATATTTGAGAATGTTTTACTAGTAAATGTTGTAAAAATTGGACATCGTAGTAAGATTTATAAAGATGAAAGTTAA
- the cas2 gene encoding CRISPR-associated endonuclease Cas2 has translation MLVVVVYDIPNDKRRTKLSNFLEGYGRRVQFSVFECFLSLDEMRQLYEKVKKLVKPVEDNVRFYWISQEAVERVLTIGGESPQPPPNYYVI, from the coding sequence ATGCTAGTTGTTGTTGTTTATGATATTCCTAATGATAAGAGACGAACTAAATTATCCAATTTTTTAGAAGGGTATGGACGAAGAGTTCAATTTTCTGTATTTGAATGTTTTTTAAGTTTGGACGAAATGCGACAACTATATGAAAAGGTTAAAAAATTAGTCAAGCCAGTGGAAGATAATGTCCGATTTTATTGGATATCTCAAGAAGCTGTTGAGAGAGTGTTGACTATTGGAGGTGAATCACCTCAACCACCGCCAAACTACTACGTTATCTAG
- a CDS encoding Cas10/Cmr2 second palm domain-containing protein, with product MTDEAIYTAITFAPVQGFIEKSRKLRDLYGASLILSYLSQQIVLAAHSQDDVKVISPANINVQKGMPNRILIKGHFTEEMAREVLLTAWQNILSVCRTWIEKELPNYEYEWEREWSHWGKHTWEIFWGIGNSIASAMEDLETRKLSRAWTAINWIGESSSLTGTDGIAFPGLGGKNRNPITKNLTYRSEFDDIRKFYKSLADITENQENSQEDEPEAKELEEDNSQEEVQPEGKFVALNEQLSIPELVKRLVTCEDVRRNIGIAIGEKNSYFGRLPKGFKEIRRKPTETQPGQWTGWFMGDGDEVGKKLKKIANSENAEEEIKVFTRKLRNWGKDFYSCLPKQKLGRVIYAGGDDFLGVIYSKKPEEPNSGLAALEWLMTLNDKWHEHEGKINVSVGFVWVAGSVPQRDVLQHCRQAQQKAKKLNRDRVTIRIVFNSGQYVDWTCPWKYLHILKSYRDLNGNTYQKWECKGRDTNYEPNWTHIFSDLAQLKARHAFGLTENRHRKNIDSHTAIQSKILDNRRNFLKFFDIYFPGFGEILIAHETLLVGASDDVSSAQKASLMINWIEDLITIGWHLCSNTSSLLNH from the coding sequence ATGACTGATGAAGCAATCTATACGGCAATTACCTTTGCACCCGTGCAAGGATTTATCGAAAAATCGCGGAAGTTGAGGGACTTGTATGGTGCATCGTTGATTTTGTCCTATCTCAGTCAGCAGATAGTTTTAGCAGCTCATAGCCAAGATGACGTGAAAGTAATTTCTCCAGCAAACATCAATGTCCAAAAAGGAATGCCGAACCGCATCCTAATTAAAGGTCATTTTACCGAAGAGATGGCACGGGAGGTATTATTAACGGCTTGGCAAAATATTCTCTCAGTCTGTCGTACCTGGATTGAGAAAGAATTACCTAATTATGAATATGAATGGGAACGTGAATGGTCACATTGGGGAAAGCATACTTGGGAAATATTTTGGGGGATAGGAAATTCGATCGCATCTGCAATGGAGGATTTGGAAACCCGCAAACTTTCTCGTGCTTGGACTGCAATTAATTGGATTGGTGAAAGTTCCAGTTTAACGGGTACAGATGGAATTGCATTTCCGGGATTGGGGGGGAAAAATCGCAATCCAATCACAAAAAATTTGACCTACCGCTCTGAGTTTGATGATATCCGAAAGTTTTATAAATCACTAGCAGACATAACTGAAAATCAGGAAAATTCCCAAGAAGATGAACCAGAAGCAAAGGAATTAGAAGAAGATAATTCCCAGGAAGAAGTTCAACCAGAAGGTAAATTTGTTGCACTGAACGAACAATTGAGTATTCCTGAATTAGTTAAACGTCTTGTGACATGCGAGGATGTGAGAAGAAATATAGGAATAGCAATTGGTGAAAAAAATTCTTATTTTGGAAGATTACCCAAAGGATTTAAAGAGATTCGTCGCAAGCCAACTGAAACTCAACCCGGACAATGGACAGGCTGGTTTATGGGAGATGGGGATGAAGTTGGGAAAAAATTGAAAAAAATCGCTAATAGTGAAAACGCAGAAGAAGAAATCAAGGTATTTACTAGAAAATTACGTAATTGGGGTAAAGATTTTTACAGTTGTTTACCAAAACAAAAACTAGGAAGAGTCATTTATGCGGGTGGTGATGATTTTTTAGGTGTAATTTATAGTAAAAAACCCGAAGAACCCAATTCTGGCTTGGCTGCATTGGAATGGTTAATGACATTGAATGATAAATGGCACGAACACGAAGGAAAAATTAATGTTAGTGTAGGTTTTGTCTGGGTTGCAGGGAGTGTTCCCCAGCGAGATGTATTACAACATTGTCGTCAAGCACAACAGAAAGCCAAAAAATTAAACCGCGATCGCGTGACAATCCGAATCGTATTTAACAGCGGACAGTATGTGGATTGGACTTGTCCTTGGAAGTATTTGCATATCCTCAAAAGTTATCGCGATCTCAATGGTAACACTTATCAAAAGTGGGAATGTAAAGGTCGAGATACCAACTATGAACCAAATTGGACGCATATCTTTAGCGATTTAGCCCAACTGAAAGCACGCCATGCTTTTGGATTAACAGAAAACCGTCATCGAAAGAACATTGATAGTCATACTGCTATTCAAAGCAAAATTCTTGATAATCGTCGAAATTTTCTAAAATTTTTTGACATTTATTTTCCTGGTTTTGGGGAAATCTTAATAGCCCATGAAACATTACTTGTAGGTGCAAGTGATGATGTAAGTTCGGCTCAAAAAGCTTCATTGATGATTAATTGGATAGAAGATTTAATTACAATTGGTTGGCATTTATGTTCAAATACCTCATCATTATTAAACCACTAG